From a region of the Mycobacterium sp. SMC-8 genome:
- a CDS encoding alpha/beta fold hydrolase yields the protein MAVDIARPKLEGKVLVGSDRQLGFAEFGDPQGRAIFWLHGTPGARRQIPVEARVFAERHGIRLIGVDRPGIGSSTPYEYHRVIDFADDLRTVADTLGIDKMEIIGLSGGGPYTLGCAAAMPDRVVAVGVLGGVAPTQGSDAIGGGIMGNVGLPVAPVLEHLGAPLSIVATGLIRLIKPVAEPALYLYASISPEGDRRLLVRPEFKAMFLDDLLNGSRRQLAAPFADVVVFARDWGFRLDEVKVPVRWWHGDCDHIVPFAHGKHVVSLLPDAEFYPLPGESHLGGLGEAETIMRAMSDLWDSADKA from the coding sequence GAAGGCAAGGTCCTCGTCGGTTCGGATCGCCAGCTCGGATTCGCCGAGTTCGGCGACCCGCAGGGCCGGGCGATCTTCTGGCTGCACGGCACTCCCGGCGCCCGCCGGCAAATCCCGGTCGAGGCGCGGGTGTTCGCCGAACGCCACGGCATCCGGTTGATCGGCGTCGACCGCCCCGGCATCGGGTCGTCCACCCCGTACGAATATCACCGGGTCATCGACTTCGCCGACGACCTGCGTACCGTCGCAGACACGCTGGGCATCGACAAAATGGAGATCATCGGACTGTCCGGCGGCGGCCCCTATACGCTGGGCTGCGCCGCCGCGATGCCGGACCGGGTGGTCGCGGTCGGTGTGCTCGGCGGGGTGGCCCCGACGCAGGGTTCCGACGCCATCGGCGGCGGCATCATGGGCAATGTCGGTCTGCCGGTGGCGCCGGTGCTCGAACACCTCGGCGCCCCGCTCAGCATCGTCGCCACGGGGCTGATCCGGTTGATCAAACCGGTCGCCGAACCGGCGCTGTACCTGTACGCCAGCATCTCGCCCGAAGGCGACCGCCGGCTGCTGGTTCGCCCCGAGTTCAAGGCAATGTTCCTTGACGATCTGCTCAACGGAAGCCGACGCCAGCTGGCCGCGCCATTCGCCGACGTCGTGGTGTTCGCGCGCGACTGGGGCTTCCGGCTCGACGAGGTCAAGGTGCCGGTGCGCTGGTGGCATGGCGACTGCGACCACATCGTGCCGTTCGCCCACGGCAAGCACGTCGTGTCACTGCTGCCCGACGCCGAGTTCTACCCGTTGCCCGGCGAGAGTCATCTCGGCGGGCTGGGCGAGGCCGAGACGATCATGCGGGCGATGAGCGACCTCTGGGACAGCGCCGATAAGGCGTAG